In one Cervus elaphus chromosome 9, mCerEla1.1, whole genome shotgun sequence genomic region, the following are encoded:
- the LOC122700844 gene encoding 40S ribosomal protein S12-like: MAEDDIAAGGVMDVNTAQQELLKTALIHDGLARGIREAVKALDKCQAHLCVLASNCDEPMYVKLVEALCAEHQINLIKVDDNKKLGEWSGLYKIDREGKPHKVVGCSCVVVKEYGKESQAKDVIKEYFKCKK; this comes from the coding sequence ATGGCCGAGGATGACATTGCTGCTGGAGGTGTAATGGACGTTAATACTGCTCAGCAAGAGCTGCTGAAGACCGCCCTCATCCACGATGGCTTAGCACGTGGAATTCGCGAAGCTGTGAAAGCTTTAGACAAGTGCCAAGCCCATCTGTGTGTGCTTGCATCCAACTGTGATGAGCCTATGTATGTCAAGTTGGTGGAGGCCCTTTGTGCTGAGCATCAAATCAACCTGATTAAGGTTGATGACAACAAGAAACTAGGGGAATGGTCAGGCCTCTATAAAATTGACAGAGAGGGAAAACCCCATAAAGTGGTTGgttgcagttgtgtggtagttaaGGAATATGGCAAAGAATCTCAGGCCAAGGATGTCATCAAGGAGTACTTCAAATGcaagaaatga